The window TACTGGTGCGtttactgcacggagtacttgtacatgacATATATgcaagtagctgtacatCTGCTTGGCTCTTCcacttgtagttgtacttgttgcttcccctccccctcaCCGGTTCGTGCCCTGCCCCACTCCCCGCTGTCCACTGAGACCTCCCGTCTCCCATCCCCCACCAGCGAGTAACCCCTAATgctacagtgctccgtacgccgtattACAGCATGCAATACCCGAATGACATCGTACCTATACTTGATATAACGCGCCAaaatgtactccgttcagtgggtatacatgtacagttaTACCCGAGTGACatggtacctagtatttatacttagTATTAACGCACCAAAACGTACTCCCTACAGtgtgtgtacatgtacagtacttgcagttaTACCCGAGTGACATCGTACCTAGTATATATACTTGATATGAAGGCACCAAAATGTACTCCCTACAGTGGctacacatgtacagttaTACCCGAGTGACATCGTAcctagtatttatacttgATATTAACAAAATGTACTCCCTACAgtgggtgtacatgtacagtacttacagtaatacccGAGTGACACCGTACCTAGTATATATACTTGATATTAACGCACCAAAATGTACTCCCCACAGTGActacacatgtacagtaatactcgaGTGACatcgtacctagtacttgtacttgataTTAACGCACCAGAATGTACTCCCTACAGTGGAagggtgtacagtaagtaagtacttgtacaccaagtaatactgcacgTCGATCCTCAACCGcttcctcccccccccccccccccttttcctcctccacGATTCCGCATCTCACCTTTCTCTTCCTTTCCAGTATCGACTCAGAGCTGTCGTATCCATCATCATGTCTTCCCTACCGCCCAACGTTCACCTCTCCCAACACCCCTGCCTCCAGGCCAAGCTCAGCCAGCTGCGCTCCAAGTCGGCCGACTCCAAGGATGTCAAGTCCCTCGTTCATGACATCGGCCTCATCGTCGCCTGCGAGGCTTTCGCCTCGGTGCTCAAGACCACCTCTCGCTCCAAGGTAGACGCCCTCCCTCTTGCACCTGGCATTCGTTGCTTTCGTGCGCCACCCACCCAAACACGCGCTGACGGCACAAGGACACGACGCCGTTGGGCTTCGAATACACCACGACGGACGTCTCGCCCGAGACGATATGCATCGTCCCCATCCTCCGCTCCGGCCTTGCCATGGTCGAAGGTCAGTCTGCGATCTCCCGTTCGGCCCCAGCCTCGCCCACCCGTTCCGTCCTCACAGCGTCTAGCCGTCCAAACCATGATGCCCCGCGCCGTCCCTGTTCACCACCTCGGCATGTATCGCGACCAGTCCACGCTCGCCCCTGTCGAGTACTACAACAATCTTCCGCGCCACgttccctcgtcgtcgagcccgtcggccagctctctagccgtcatcgtcgaccccgtcatcgccacggGCGGTACCTGCGCCGCAGCCATCCAGACGCTCCGCGAATGGGGCGCCGAGAGGATCCTTGTCCTGTCCATAgtcggcgctgccgacggTGTCGCGGACGCCGCCAAGGTTTGGCCCGAGGGCACGGAGATTTGGCTcgcgggcctcgacgccAAGCTTACGGCTCAACGCATGCTGGAGCCGGGAGTCGGAGACATCGGTGACAGGCTATTTCTGACCGACCTCAAGTAGATCGGACCAGATGGGCATCGCTGCCCAAGCCGGCCACGTTGGATGACGGGCCGTTGGTGCCGCTTTGCATAGATTGATTCATGTCTTTTGGCAGTCCATCCTATCGTGCACGCACGACGTACCGTTCTTCGTCCAAAAGAGTCTTTTCTCCCCAGCAGTCCTCCACCCAAGTCCCCGACACGATCCTCGGCAACTTGGACCTGACCAGCTTGCCGCGGATCATGTCCGCGAGTGTGCCCTCCTCCGCGGCGTCCTGGCCAACTACGACGACGTGCGtcacgtcctcgtcctcgtcctcgccctcggccacccTTCCACCGGCAAACTTGACGTATCGTGCGAGCCTGGTCACCAAGCGGTCGACGGTGCGTGCGGCGCAGAAGCGGACGACGCACGGCCGGAACATGAAGCCCCTCAGGTTGTCCTGCCCTGCCATgtgctcctcgagctgcgacggcaagcctcgtccgccgccgctcgacgCGATGCCCTCCGGCGCAGGCATGTGACCCATGATGTCGCCCAGCTCCTCCGTCGACACGTCTCGCGCGTAGCTGTCGCCGTACCGATCCACGCTGCGCGCCGCGGCGAGGCACGTCCCCTCGGTCGCGTGCAAGAGGTGCCGCTCCTCGTACGGAAGGAGAAAGCCGTCCGCCGTCTCGAGGCAGTCCTTGATCCATCGTGGTCGgatgatgtcgacgccgcccccCTTGATGAGGCTCGCCACCTTGACCACCTTtttgtcgccgacgagcaccaTCCGCTCCCCGGCCCGCTGCGACACGCTTCCGCCGTTGTCCTTGATCAGAGCCTCGAGCTGGGCCTTTGTCCTCTTGTACGGTTTCGTCGACTCGGAGAGGACGCAAAAGGCATGCCCGTCGAAGAGGTGGGACTTGGGACCCTCCAAGGCGGCCGGTGCGCCATCTtcgccggcgatgatgagCTCCCTCTTGACGCGCTTCGGGTTCCGCCGCTTCCGGTCCTCGACCGTCATGGCCTTTGACTTGGTCGCCTCGTCCACCTGCAGCCGGAGCTCCTCAAACTCGTCGAGGGTCAGGGCCGAGTCCCAGGCGCGGTCCATGCGGAGTCGTCGGAGGCGCGGGAAGCGGAGGGTGACGCCACGGGCGAAGCTGTCCGAGGGGCCTGCGCTCGTGGCCTTGACGGACACGACGACCGAGTCCTTGGGTCGGATCCAGACGTCGGGCCGCTCGAGCTGCCTCGACCGGCCCCCGGCGAGCTCGATGTAATCGCTCGGGGGGTTCTTGGCGTCCCAGTCGATCCACCTGCCCTCGGTGTGGTGACGAATCTCGGCGTAGTCCTCGGCGcggaagccgccgccgaccttgaAGAAGCTGAAGCACTTTTCCGGGTTCGCGCCCGCCCGAACGTGATTCGGCGTGACGCGGAGGCCGCAGAGGTAGCTCGACAGCGTGCCGCCGCGCTTGCCCGAGCCGTAGtagccgccgatgacgaggcaGTCGAGCGACTCGCCAAACTCGGACATGTACTCGGGCTTGACCTTGAGCCAGTCGTCGTTGCGGCTGTTGAGCCGGTACATGGAGCGCGGGTTCTTGAGCACGAGGCCCTCGGAGGcgttggcgacgacgtcgcgcAGCATGGgctcgatggcgtcggccgacgtcgccgccgtgtaCTCGTGAATCTCGAGCCGTCTGCTGACGGGCATGACGGCCCTCTCGAGCGCGTGCCGGCGGTCTCGCAGCGTGTACTGCGTCAGCTGCTTGTCGTTTAGGTACAGGATGTCGAAGACGCGGAAGACGGGACGCTGGCCCGCGGCGTCCGACCTCGACTGATTCTGACGCTCGGcgagcgccgccgtcttGAGGGTGCCAAAGGGTACGATcttgtcgacggccatgtccCAGGTGAtcatctcgccgtcgagaaTGAGGTTGCGGACTCCCGCGGCAAAGGCACCTCGCAGGTGGCGCGTCAAGGCCGaatcggcgtcgaggaatcCGTcgccgtacaagtaggtgtaatcCTTGGCCTTTCTCGACCAGAAGCGAAAGCGGCTCCCGCCGGGGTGGTCGGGGTCCTCGACCATGTGCATCTGCATGCGCTCCCCGTCCAGCTTCTCCTCGATCCAGTactcggcatcgtcctcggtgACGCGCAGGAGATGAATCATTTTTTGGAACGTCGCGGGCATTTGAAACTGGGCGAGCTGCGGCTGGAAGCACTGCATGAGCgacatggccgcctcggcctgctcgagaCGCAGCTCGGGGTCGTGGAGCTCCCAGCAGACGCGCCGCAGGCTCGACGATACGCTGAAcaaggcctcgccgtcggggtgCCACAGGTGCAGGAGCGTCTTTTCCGTCGCGCCCACCTTGAGCTGCTTGAGGATGATGCGTATGAGCCACATCATCTCCTCGGCGTTCATGCGACGGTAAAAGGTCTCGAAGATGGCCAggttctcggcctcgcccgtcgaggCAGAGAGCTTGTCCAACTGCTCGTTGACCTCGGCCACGGTCATGTCGCTGACGTCGGTCCTCATCGGCCTCTTGGAGAGGACCTCGAAGCAACGGCCGGCAaagtcgccggcgaggcgggagGCCATGGTCTGTCCCGGAATCTTCCAGTGCAGCAGGCTGTAGCCGTCGTCGGAATTTTTGTCAATCTTCATGAGCTTGACGAGAAGCTTGCCTATCGCGTTCTCCTTGAGGCCGTAGACGCCGCGGTCGCCATCCTTGTCCGGGAGGATCAAGCGCAGGGCAGGGTAGAAGTCGCCGCCGACTTCCTTCCGCCAGCGGGTGATGAAGCGGTCGATGatgtgccgccgctgctcctGGGGAGAGAGGCTGTGCTGGGGACCTTTTCTGCGAGCCGGGCCACCCGGCGGTCGCTTCTTGTTCTCGTTGAGAGGGTTGAAGAGCTCGAGGAAGAGCTCGTGGAAGGCGAAGGTCTTGGAATGATTATGCGGTCGGTTTGGGAATCTGCACGCGTCAGTCGACGCCCACGCTCGCATCACACACGCTCGCATCACACACGCACGAACAAAGTTGACAGGAACACGCAGGCAAGGGCTGGCTCACTTGTCGTCCAACTCCTGCTTGGCCACACCGCTGGAGCCATACTGAATCTCCTCCTCGTGCAAGGCATCGGCATCTGGCCGGTTCATCTTATGCCGGTGGCCAGTTTGGCTTGATGAAATCTGGCCAGAAGAGGGCAATGGTCATGTCGATGGCTTGATGCAGCATCATCGGCGACGTGTTGGTTGTGAGCTGCTTGCTGCGTGAGAGGACGATGCAGGATTCACGGAGTTTGCTGTTGCCTTGGCCTAGTTGAATTGATTACATCAGCCATTTAATGGAGGTATTACTAAGTAATTATGAAATATAAATACCTGCACAATTATTACGATTCCTGCCACAGAGGCTTTCAAGCACTGAGTCCACTATAAGCAcagcgtgcatgtacatttaCAGCGCTGTTCTCGCCACTGCAGGTGGTAGACATTTGGCCAACTGCACTAATGAAGCACTAAAGCAAACCCCTGTTCGTTCATCGACACCCCCCCGTCAAACGTCTAGCAGAAGGCGGGGTGATGGGTGGCAGCCTTGCCGTGCACCAGAGGCCCTATGCTCTGGAGCTCCTCCGTTTCCGCTACAACCCCCCCCCATGGTCTCCTCCCAACTCGAGTTCTTTTCCAACACTCATCTTGCTGCTCGCCCTCTCACCGTCTAGTCCATCCGTCGAACCATGGAGGAAAAGGACGGACTCCCGCCGTACACGTATGGCGCCTTGGAGCCTATGCCGCTGCCGTCTCGCTGCCGCAATGCCCTctcccgtcgacgccgtcgggcacttcgattcgtcgtcgtcagctgCCTCGTGCTGATTGTCTTTGCGCAGTGGAAGCAGGTTTGGCGGTCCAGAAACGATGCTCCGAGCCTGTCGCTGGAAAGGCTCAAGCGTGACCTCGCCACATGCCGCCGTTTGCGTCACACACCCGAGGATCCCGTGGGACTGGGCCGGGAGAAGAATGCGAGATACATCGATGGCCATCGGCCAACGCTGATTCGAAATGCCACCGTGTGGATTGGCGAGGCCGTGCCAGGCACgagcgccgaggatgccAGAGCCGGCAAAGGTTGGCGCTGGGAAACGAGGGACGTGCTGCTGGAAAAGGGCCTCATCAAGGCGGTCGAGCGGCacatctcgtcgacgtcactCCCCAAGGACACCAAGGTgtacgacgccgccggccggcagCTGACGAgcggcatcatcgacatGCACAGTCACGCGGGCGTCTTTGCCCTCCCGTCCCTCAACgggaacgacgacggcaacgagtTTTCGGACAAGATTACGCCTTGGGCTCGCTccatcgacgccctcgaccccTTTGACCCTCAGTTTCAAGTCATCAAATCCGGCGGCGTCACGACCTCCCTCATCTTGCCGGGCTCCAGCAACAACATTGCCGGCGAAGGATTTCTCGTCAAGCATGCCGTCGGCAAgcccgacggccgcggcgaaATCGGCGTCCGGGACATGCTCGCCGATCCAGACGGCAGCTGGCGATATATGAAGATGGCCTGCGGCGAAAACCCCAAGATTGTGGGGGCCGAGACGTCAACCGTCGCCAGACGCAACAGTCGCATGGGCGAGAGCTTCGACTTTCGACGCGCTTTCGAGCAGGCCACGGCGCTCGTGCAGCGGCAGGATGACTGGTGCGACAAGGCGGAGTCATCCGGCGTCGAAAGCATGGATGAGTATCTTCCCCAAGACATCACGTGGGAGCCGCTCGGTGCTGCCCTTCGCGGACAGGTGCATGTCAACGTCCACTGCTACACGGTGACTGAtctcgaggccatggtgGACCACAGCAACGAGTTCAAGTTTGCGGTCCGCTCCTTTCACCACGCTCACCAGTCGTATCTGGTGCCGGAGGTGAGATGCTTCttcgcccccctcccccccccccccggccgccgccgccacgctCGAGGCTGACGTGTCAGACATTGCGACGCACCTACGGAGGACGcgccccgtcgtcggccctcTTTGCCGACaacatgtactacaagtcCGAGGCGTATATTGGCTCCGAGTTTGCGGGCAAGTACCTCTACGAAAACGGCTTGACGCCCGTCTACGTGAGCGACAACCCCGTCCTCAACGCCCAGCACGTGCTCTTCGAGGCCGCCAAAGCGTATCACTACGGTCTGCCGTACCACGCCGCGCTTGCGAGCgtcacgacggcgccggccgaggagcttgGCATGGGACAGAGGATTGGCAAGATCAAGCCCGGctacgacgccgacgtggTCGTCTGGGACAGCGACCCCCTCAGCGTCGGCGCGGCGCCGGTGCAGGTCTGGATCGATGGCACGTCGCAGCTACACGACCCCATCGAACTGTCGAAGAGGCGAGACGGGCCGTtggtcgccgacgagtcgCTTTCTCACGTCGAGGagccgagggagacgagTGCGGCGCTCTTCCGTGGTGTCAACAAGGTGCTGCTATCGGGCAACAAGACGTACGAGCGAGACGGCGAGCGGTCCTTGAACGTGGCGTTCAAGAATGGCAAGATTTCCTGCATCGGCCACTGCGGAGCCGAGTTTGCCACGGCGCGGGccagcggcgtcgaggtcgttTCGCTCAAGAACGGCTACCTCACCGACGCCTTTACCGGCGTCGCAGGCAACCTCGGTCTCGGCGagatcgacgccgagccaACGACGGAGAACGGAAACAACGCGGTCAAGTTCACACGGGCCATCGACGGCTtgcagctcggcggcaagaagCTGCGGGTGGGGGCGAGGTACGGCGTCACGCGGGCCATCTCGGCGCCGAAGCTGAACAACCTGGGCACCCATCACGGCACGAGCGTCGGTTTCGTCACGACGGCGCGGACGAGCCTGGAGAAGGGGGCCGTGTTTGCGCAGGACGTGGCGGTGCACTACACGGTGGACGTCAACAGCCGGGCCGCCGACAGCTACTCGGCCGCCTTTGGAGAGCTGCGCCGGAAGCTCCTGCGGGCGGCCAAGggaggcgaggacgtcgccgacgcgtACTCGGAAGCTGCCTATCTCCAAAAGGTGGTGGAGGGGACGATGGTTCTCGCGCTGACGGTCAAtagcgccgacggcatcgccacgGCGCTGCGGAtcaaggccgaggtcgaaggTGCGCttcggtcgtcgtcgtcgtcgtcgtcgtcgtcgtcacgcaAGCTGAggctcgccatcatcggtGGTGCCGAGTCTCAtctcgtcgcggccgagctcgccgcggcatccgtcggcgtcatcctGCTTCCCCTCCAAGCGACGGCCCTGACGTGGGACGCGCGGCGGACGCTCCCGGGCGCGCCCTTGACGAACGGTACGGCCGTGGACTGGCTGGTGGCGGCGGGCGTGACGGTCGCCGTGGGCCTGCCCGAGGACTGGCGCGTGCGGGACTTGGGCTTCGAGGCGGGCGTGGCGTACCGGAACGGCAACGGCCGCATCAGCGAGAAGGCGGCGTTGGACATGGTCAGCATCAACGTACACACGATCCTAGatgccaaggccgacgaggacgccgaggggGCCGGGGACGCCGGGCAGGGACATTTCATGGTGAGCGAGGGGAGCCCGCTCGAGATTGGCTCGCGCATCAAAGCGGTCGGTACGGGACGGGGGTCGATTCTGGCCTTTGGCGTATGAGCCAGCTATGGCGAATGGGCGTATGTTGACGGGGATGCCTGTTGGCCGAAGGATCATATCGTTGCCGGCGTTTGCAGCAGGCCAGCCCATGTTctaccgtcctcgtcgggggGGCGAAGCCATCGTGGCCTAGGTCGTGGCCTGGGTCGTGGCCTAGGCTCAGAGGCAGCCAGGCGTGATGGCATCCTTGGACGCCTCGCTTAGCACAGGCGAGAAACTGCCGATGGTCTCGGTAGCAAGCTCAGGCGTTGATCGTCCAGCATCGTGGAACGCCTGTTCGATGATGCTGGCAAAAACGGCGTGGGCATCGACGCAGAGGTGGGCAGATGGTAGATGGCGACAAGTCATGTGACCAAGATGGCAAAGAAAGACAAGGCCATCCATACCATGCGCAGGGAAGGGGCGTGAAATGGGCATCCGTGCCTGTAGTTGcagtataagtaagtacagtatgcatACATGCTAGATGGCGACAATTCATGTGGCCAACATGGCAAAGACAAGGCCATCCATACAATCCGCAGGGACGGGGCATGAAATGGGCGTCGGCGCCTGTAGTTGCAGTATAAGTAATATGCATACATGGCCGTCCTCAATGATTAGTCAGCTGGTTTGTTTGGCACCCTACCAGTCACATGGCATTCGGCAATGCGCAAGCAAGCGCTCGAGGGGTGAGCCAAGAATAAGCGACGGATTTTTCGTCTATTGCATCATACGGCAAGAAATTTCAGGACGATCCGTTTTTCGGTAAACCGACCTGGACGGGATGACTTAGTAtgtcggctccggctccggtgGTCGGGCCCGAAGACGGTGGGGAGGATCCCGTGGTGGGGTTCGGGGCATCGGGCATGCGCCGTGGTCCCCACCAACGGCCTCAACCGGCACGACTTGCACCATCGCTTCATCGACTACTCGTTCGCATAGGGTGCGAGACTAttggcaccgtcgtcgtctcccaAGTGACTTTTGTACCTGTATTCGAAGGTGGCACCTGAGAAGCAGGTTCGGAGCCTAGCAGCATCATCGCACCAGCCACAGATGAACCATTCACAGGAGTTACCCTGGAGTCGCCGGGAGTTGCGCACATCTTGTTCGCATGGGTCACACACCTGCGTCACACACATGCGTATTCTCCCCTCTAGGCTACATCCTGCTCAAATTCAAGGCCATTCACGTATTCCCCATCCATACGACTCGTAATACCCCAAGTATGATGTCACAGTTCGATGCACCCAAGAACGTGCCGAGTGACGCCTCAGTGACGCTTCAGGTACGTACTCTGTGGCTCAACAGCTCATACCAACTGTgcccgtacttgcatggggcgcagtactgcacagtgcaCACCATATTACACAGTGCGCACTAGGGTCAGGTACTCGAACAGTGAGCGATGCTGCGCACGGTGAGCGGCTCCAAGCACAGACAATGTCGCAGCGCAAGCCacaggtacctacaagtCCTCTGTGGCACAACAGCTCATATTACCTGTTGcgcgtgcactgtactgtacagtgcacaaTACGGTGCGCAATGGACAGTGTGCACGGCTCCAGGGCACTGAAGCGGTGAGCGGTGCTGAGTGCGGATGCTTTGGAAAATCTTGCCAACCACGCAAACCTCCACTCATCATCACTCACGACAGCAACCAGCGACATCATCACGGCCACCCTTGTGGCAGCACCTGGATTACCAATCAAGCCCTCCCTCCAGCTGGTGGAACTCACCGCGCGGCTATGACCAAGCCCAGCCAAGCGGCCAGTCTGGCCCCCTCGGATATAAGCGGGGACGGTGGGATGCCGAACCGACTGAAACGGTCAGACGGTTAAGTCGACTGACCGACGGCTTGACTGACCGCCATCGCGCGCGGGACGACGTCTGCGCGCGAGCTGTCATGTAACGCTACcggcgggcgacgagaaGAGCGGCCGGGTATAAGAAGCGTGCCGAAGCCCCGCCACCGACGATTGACTTTTGCTTCGAACCCGCAACGTTGTGTGACGACAGTTTGAGCAAGGTACAGAGCAAAACAAGGTCAAGAGAAAACCAAGGCCAAGAGCACACCGAGGTCAAGAGCAAACCAAGGCCAAGAGCACACCGAGGCCAAGAGCAAACCAAGGCCAAGAGAAAGCAGAGGTCAAGAGCAAACTAAAGCCAAAAGAAAACCGAGGTCAAGAGCAAACCAAGGCCAGGAGCAAACCGAGGCCCAGAGCAAAACAAGGCCAAACGAAAACCGAGGTCAAGAGCAAACCAAGGCCAAGAGCAAACCAAGACCGAGAGCAAGCAAGGTCGACAGCAAGCAGCGTCCAGAAAAGTCGAGCATCGAGGCCCAGAAAAGTCGAGCATCGAGGCCCAGAAAAGTCGAGCATCGAGGCCCAGAAAAGTCGAGCATCGATTGCTTCGAACCCGCAACGTTGTGTGACGACAGCTTGAGCAAGGTCCAAAGCAAACCAAGGCCAAGAGCAAACAAAGGCCAAGAACAAACCAAGGCCAAGAGCAACCAAGGCCGACAGCAAGCAGCGTCCAGAAACGTCGAGCATCGAGGCCCGTCATTGCTCCACTGAGCGTGCTCAAATTCACCATGACCGTTTCGTCTGCTCTCGCGCCCGTCATTGCGCTTTCCCACGGCGGAGGTATGCTCCTTTCTGCACCATCGAGTCACAACGTCCATCGTCCGTCGCGCTCACCTCTCTCGCTTTGACCCAGGCCCGCTGCCCATCCTCGGCGACCCCGGCCACAAGTCCATCATCTACTCGCTCAAGAAGCGCGTGCCCCagatcctcggcctcggcacgcCGCGCCAACCGCGGGCCATCGTCCTCATCACGGCCCACTGGACGACCGACGtgccgtccatctcgtcgtcggaaagCCACAAGCTGCTCTTCGACTACTACAACTTCCCGCCGGAAGCCTACAAGCTGGAGTATGCGGCCCCAGGCGCGCCCGACATCGCCGAGCGCATCCGCAAGGCCTTTACCGACCAGCGGCTCTCGCcgaagctcgacgccgaccgcGGCTGGGACCACGGCGTCTTCGTCCCGCTGACGCTCGTCCTCCCCAAGGCCGACGTGCCCGTCGTCCAGGTCTCGGTCCTGCGCTCCGAGGACCCCGACGCCCACCTGCGCAtgggcgccgccctcgccgccctgcgcgccgacggcatcgccatcatcggctcCGGCTTCGCCTCGCTGCACAACCTCGACACCATGCTCTCCCTCCGCTCCGTCCGGCCGGACCAGTGCGCCGCCTTCCGCCGCGACTCGGACGAGTGGAACGACGCCCTGACGcacgtcgtcaccgccgccgacaaggaCGCGAGGTGGACCGGCTTGAAGGCCTGGCGCGCGCTGCCGCATGCGAACCAGATGCACCCCCCCAACGGCGGGGAGCACTTTATGCCGCTCATCGTctgcgccggtgccgccggcgaggaggaggcggccaagtATTACAAGGACGActttgtcggcgtcgacatcttTACCTACTACTGGGGggccgagcaggtcgagtAGGCTGCGACGCGTGTGCCGTGCGGGACGAGTCGGATGGGTACCTCGTGGGGGGGCATGGGGGTGGCTGGAACGTGTTTTACCATGGACATGGGAACAGTCCCTGGAAGAGACTTTAATCTTTTCCCGAGCGATTTGGTGACGTGGTTTCCCCACTGCCCATATGCTGTCGCAGCCATTATTCCAAGCCTATGAGACTTTTAT of the Drechmeria coniospora strain ARSEF 6962 chromosome 01, whole genome shotgun sequence genome contains:
- a CDS encoding DNA ligase I, ATP-dependent family protein — protein: MNRPDADALHEEEIQYGSSGVAKQELDDKFPNRPHNHSKTFAFHELFLELFNPLNENKKRPPGGPARRKGPQHSLSPQEQRRHIIDRFITRWRKEVGGDFYPALRLILPDKDGDRGVYGLKENAIGKLLVKLMKIDKNSDDGYSLLHWKIPGQTMASRLAGDFAGRCFEVLSKRPMRTDVSDMTVAEVNEQLDKLSASTGEAENLAIFETFYRRMNAEEMMWLIRIILKQLKVGATEKTLLHLWHPDGEALFSVSSSLRRVCWELHDPELRLEQAEAAMSLMQCFQPQLAQFQMPATFQKMIHLLRVTEDDAEYWIEEKLDGERMQMHMVEDPDHPGGSRFRFWSRKAKDYTYLYGDGFLDADSALTRHLRGAFAAGVRNLILDGEMITWDMAVDKIVPFGTLKTAALAERQNQSRSDAAGQRPVFRVFDILYLNDKQLTQYTLRDRRHALERAVMPVSRRLEIHEYTAATSADAIEPMLRDVVANASEGLVLKNPRSMYRLNSRNDDWLKVKPEYMSEFGESLDCLVIGGYYGSGKRGGTLSSYLCGLRVTPNHVRAGANPEKCFSFFKVGGGFRAEDYAEIRHHTEGRWIDWDAKNPPSDYIELAGGRSRQLERPDVWIRPKDSVVVSVKATSAGPSDSFARGVTLRFPRLRRLRMDRAWDSALTLDEFEELRLQVDEATKSKAMTVEDRKRRNPKRVKRELIIAGEDGAPAALEGPKSHLFDGHAFCVLSESTKPYKRTKAQLEALIKDNGGSVSQRAGERMVLVGDKKVVKVASLIKGGGVDIIRPRWIKDCLETADGFLLPYEERHLLHATEGTCLAAARSVDRYGDSYARDVSTEELGDIMGHMPAPEGIASSGGGRGLPSQLEEHMAGQDNLRGFMFRPCVVRFCAARTVDRLVTRLARYVKFAGGRVAEGEDEDEDVTHVVVVGQDAAEEGTLADMIRGKLVRSKLPRIVSGTWVEDCWGEKTLLDEERYVVRAR